The following coding sequences lie in one Zingiber officinale cultivar Zhangliang chromosome 2B, Zo_v1.1, whole genome shotgun sequence genomic window:
- the LOC122045487 gene encoding glyceraldehyde-3-phosphate dehydrogenase 2, cytosolic-like codes for MAKIKIGINGFGRIGRLVARVALQSDDVELVAVNDPFITTDYMTYMFKYDTVHGQWKHHEIKVKDSKTLLFGEEEVTVFGIRNPEEIPWAETGAEFVVESTGVFTDKDKAAAHLKGGAKKVIISAPSKDAPMFVVGVNEHTYTSDINIVSNASCTTNCLAPLAKVIHDRFGIVEGLMTTVHSITATQKTVDGPSSKDWRGGRAASFNIIPSSTGAAKAVGKVLPALNGKLTGMAFRVPTVNVSVVDLTVRLEKNASYDQIKTAIKEESEGKLKGILGYVEEDLVSTDFIGDSRSSIFDAKAGIALNENFVKMVSWYDNEWGYSSRVIDLIRHMAKTK; via the exons ATGG CTAAGATCAAGATCGGCATCAACG GTTTCGGAAGAATTGGGAGGTTGGTCGCTAGAGTCGCGCTTCAGAGCGATGATGTGGAGCTCGTCGCCGTCAATGATCCGTTCATCACAACCGACTACATG acatacaTGTTTAAATATGATACCGTGCATGGACAATGGAAGCATCAtgagataaaagtgaaggatTCCAAGACCCTTCTTTTTGGAGAGGAAGAAGTTACTGTCTTTGGCATCAG AAACCCTGAGGAGATTCCTTGGGCCGAGACTGGAGCTGAGTTCGTTGTGGAGTCGACTGGTGTCTTCACGGACAAGGACAAGGCTGCTGCTCACTTAAAG GGTGGTGCCAAGAAAGTCATCATTtctgctccaagcaaggatgcacCTATGTTTGTGGTGGGAGTGAATGAGCATACATACACATCTGACATCAATATTGTCTCCAATGCTAGCTGCACCACCAACTGCCTTGCCCCTCTTGCAAAG GTCATTCATGATAGATTTGGAATTGTGGAAGGTTTGATGACGACTGTGCATTCCATCACTG CCACTCAGAAAACTGTTGATGGACCATCTAGCAAGGACTGGAGAGGTGGACGAGCTGCAAGCTTTAACATCATTCCTAGTAGCACTGGTGCTGCAAAG GCTGTAGGTAAAGTGCTACCTGCTCTGAATGGAAAGTTGACTGGTATGGCCTTCCGTGTTCCTACTGTAAATGTTTCTGTTGTCGATCTCACTGTTAGGCTTGAGAAAAACGCTTCCTATGACCAGATAAAAACTGCTATCAA GGAAGAATCTGAGGGGAAACTCAAGGGCATCTTGGGTTATGTAGAAGAGGATTTGGTCTCCACTGACTTCATAGGCGATAGCAG ATCAAGCATTTTTGATGCCAAGGCTGGGATTGCTCTGAACGAAAATTTTGTCAAAATGGTTTCTTGGTATGACAATGAATGGGGATACAG CTCACGTGTCATCGACCTGATCCGTCATATGGCTAAAACTAAGTGA